A genomic stretch from Phycisphaerae bacterium includes:
- a CDS encoding ThuA domain-containing protein: protein MNSFASILWITAGLLLPGQPATQPAETRLARILIITGRDVPAHNWRETTPVLREHLEQTKKFEVVVSEEPLVLESSALDGYDVILINYYNWQRPSITNKAKENLLKFVRDGKGLVCYHFSVRAFGDWPEYRNLVGRIWTDGSGHGPRGPFKVKITDPDHFITQGTSDFDADDELYAKLVGDAPVHVLMEAYSDWSKRTEPLAWTLEYGKGRVFSIMLGHTAKDCRNPDFVRLLQRGTEWVAQKDSH, encoded by the coding sequence ATGAACTCTTTTGCCAGCATTCTATGGATCACGGCCGGTCTGCTTCTTCCCGGGCAGCCCGCCACTCAACCTGCTGAGACTCGACTTGCTCGTATCCTGATCATCACCGGACGTGACGTCCCCGCTCACAACTGGCGCGAGACCACGCCGGTCCTTCGCGAGCACCTTGAGCAGACCAAGAAGTTCGAGGTGGTCGTGTCGGAGGAACCGTTGGTGCTCGAGTCTTCAGCTCTTGATGGATACGACGTGATTCTGATCAACTATTACAACTGGCAGCGGCCGAGTATCACGAACAAGGCGAAGGAAAACCTGCTCAAGTTCGTAAGAGACGGCAAGGGCCTGGTTTGTTATCACTTTTCGGTCCGGGCGTTCGGCGACTGGCCGGAATACCGCAACCTCGTGGGCCGGATCTGGACGGACGGCTCCGGTCACGGGCCGCGCGGGCCGTTCAAGGTCAAGATCACGGATCCGGACCACTTCATCACGCAGGGGACCAGCGATTTTGATGCCGACGACGAACTCTATGCCAAGCTCGTCGGCGACGCTCCCGTTCACGTGCTGATGGAGGCCTACTCAGATTGGAGCAAACGGACCGAGCCGCTGGCCTGGACACTGGAGTACGGAAAGGGGCGAGTGTTCAGCATCATGCTCGGCCACACCGCTAAGGACTGCCGCAACCCGGACTTCGTGCGGCTGTTGCAGCGCGGCACT
- a CDS encoding NAD(P)/FAD-dependent oxidoreductase: MPKDPSDHGADVLIIGAGAAGLAAAVMAAEQHRESRIVLLEGTSRPGSKLLLTGGRRCNLTNRTVTPQDFSGSNPHAIKKVLGAFTVTQTIEFFRSLGVLLHEEEGGKLFPQHGGAHAVRNALLGRVESSGLKILTRQKVKRIEQSSNAFVVSTSESTFTAPRILLTTGGCSYPSTGSDGSGYELARSCGHTIIPPTPALVPLVLAGGFHRGLIGISHDVELTLVVDGKRVKTAGSLLWTHFGVSGPAVLDISGHWLRGKLEGLRVEVTVNLLPGETAASLEQWLIRLASNHPRMSFHRALSSRMPARLAEAVLHGLDVDGTTAMAHLSRDTRRHVRSALVAWPLPVVDSRGYEHAEVTAGGVPLKEVNPATMESRICPGLFLAGEVLDVTGRVGGFNLQWAWSSAWVAARGLTVDNAALPRAEVSAHSGRHH, translated from the coding sequence ATGCCCAAGGATCCTTCGGACCACGGAGCGGATGTTCTGATCATCGGAGCGGGCGCGGCCGGTCTGGCGGCAGCGGTCATGGCGGCCGAACAGCATCGCGAGTCGCGTATCGTGCTCTTGGAAGGCACATCGAGGCCTGGTTCCAAGCTTCTGCTCACGGGTGGCCGGCGGTGCAACCTCACCAACCGGACGGTGACGCCGCAGGATTTCAGCGGCTCGAACCCTCATGCCATCAAGAAGGTGCTTGGGGCTTTCACCGTGACGCAGACAATCGAATTCTTCAGGAGTCTTGGCGTCCTGCTGCACGAAGAAGAAGGCGGCAAGCTGTTCCCGCAACACGGCGGCGCCCATGCCGTCCGAAACGCTTTGCTCGGCCGCGTCGAATCGTCGGGCTTGAAGATTCTTACGAGGCAGAAAGTCAAACGGATCGAACAAAGCTCAAATGCCTTTGTCGTCTCAACATCTGAGAGCACTTTCACCGCGCCACGCATTTTGCTGACGACGGGGGGATGCTCATACCCGAGTACGGGGAGCGACGGCAGCGGCTATGAGTTGGCGCGGTCTTGCGGGCATACCATCATTCCCCCAACGCCTGCCCTGGTGCCACTGGTGCTGGCCGGAGGGTTTCACCGCGGCCTCATCGGGATCAGCCACGACGTCGAGCTGACGCTTGTGGTCGACGGCAAGCGCGTCAAGACAGCAGGTTCGCTGTTGTGGACGCATTTTGGAGTCAGCGGACCGGCCGTCCTGGACATCTCCGGGCACTGGCTTCGAGGCAAGCTGGAAGGGCTCAGAGTTGAGGTGACGGTGAATCTCTTGCCGGGCGAGACGGCCGCCTCACTCGAGCAGTGGCTGATCCGGCTTGCCAGCAACCATCCGAGAATGAGCTTTCACAGAGCTCTTTCGTCCCGAATGCCGGCTCGCCTGGCCGAAGCGGTTTTGCACGGACTCGACGTAGATGGAACAACGGCGATGGCGCATCTTTCCAGGGACACTCGTCGCCACGTTCGAAGCGCGCTGGTTGCATGGCCCCTGCCGGTTGTGGACAGTCGCGGTTACGAGCACGCCGAGGTGACGGCCGGCGGTGTGCCCTTGAAGGAGGTCAACCCCGCAACGATGGAGTCCCGCATCTGCCCGGGTCTGTTTCTGGCCGGCGAGGTACTGGACGTGACCGGCCGAGTGGGCGGGTTCAATCTTCAATGGGCCTGGTCCAGCGCTTGGGTTGCAGCGAGGGGCCTGACCGTAGACAATGCCGCGTTGCCGCGGGCCGAGGTTTCGGCGCACTCAGGACGTCATCACTGA
- a CDS encoding 2-oxoacid:ferredoxin oxidoreductase subunit beta: MVRIEDYGEFETAWCPGCGNFGILKAVKQALVRENVAPHEVVFVSGIGQAAKAPHYLNCNVFNGLHGRALAAATGIKLAKPSCRVIVESGDGCTYGEGGNHFLAAIRRNVDLTVLVHTNQVYGLTKGQASPTSDLGFVTKTQPDGVKVAPFNPIATAVALRAGFVARSFSGMQDHLTEMIVQAMNYPGFALVDILQPCVTFNKVNTFAWYKKRCQEVPPDHDPTDWQAAMRLAYEWQERIMIGVIFKCSRPVLTFPQHDGTPRPQALSESMQRYY; this comes from the coding sequence ATGGTTCGGATTGAGGATTATGGCGAGTTCGAGACCGCGTGGTGCCCGGGATGCGGCAACTTCGGCATTCTGAAGGCGGTGAAGCAGGCTTTGGTGCGCGAAAACGTGGCCCCACACGAGGTGGTTTTCGTATCGGGTATCGGGCAGGCGGCCAAGGCACCCCACTATCTGAACTGCAATGTATTCAACGGTCTTCACGGTCGGGCCCTTGCCGCCGCGACAGGTATCAAGCTAGCCAAGCCCAGTTGCAGGGTTATCGTTGAGAGCGGCGACGGCTGCACGTACGGCGAGGGCGGAAACCACTTTCTGGCGGCGATTCGCCGAAACGTCGATTTGACCGTGCTGGTGCACACAAACCAGGTTTACGGGTTGACCAAAGGACAAGCGAGCCCGACCTCGGATCTGGGCTTCGTCACCAAGACGCAGCCTGACGGCGTCAAGGTCGCGCCTTTCAATCCCATCGCGACGGCCGTTGCTCTGCGGGCGGGCTTCGTGGCCCGGAGCTTCAGCGGTATGCAGGACCACCTGACCGAGATGATCGTGCAGGCCATGAACTACCCGGGCTTCGCGCTGGTGGACATCCTGCAACCCTGTGTCACTTTCAACAAGGTCAACACCTTCGCCTGGTACAAGAAGCGATGCCAGGAGGTTCCACCCGACCATGATCCGACAGACTGGCAGGCGGCCATGCGGCTGGCTTACGAATGGCAGGAACGAATCATGATCGGCGTCATTTTCAAGTGCAGTCGGCCGGTGCTGACCTTCCCGCAACACGACGGAACACCCAGGCCGCAGGCGCTGTCAGAGAGCATGCAGCGATACTATTGA
- a CDS encoding 2-oxoacid:acceptor oxidoreductase subunit alpha — MTSDDFSILIGGEAGQGLVTAGTILAKALMRSGLGVLVTQSYESRIRGGHNTFAIRCAPRPVIAPRETVDLLLALTGDTVGIHQGQMTARGRMIVDTAHGAAESDSCVAVPFKELADKRMFTMAATGVAAALLGLERTLMGQTVNDVLGTKHPELTEANQKVLTDAYEWVGQNGFPKLGPPSARNRSRRMLMDGNEALAAGAISAGVRFCSYYPMTPGSSIMQAMITHAKHVGVMVEQAEDEIAAINMAIGASYAGAPSMVSTSGGGFALMVEGVSLAAMTETPVVVVVAQRPGPATGLPTRTEQADLEFVLHSGHGEFPRALFAPGDVEECFHLTRKAFELSEKYQGPMFVLTDQFLADSLRSAEPFDAANLQTVAPLIASADVPGPYKRYAITDAGVSPRLVPCETPHLVIADSDEHDEEGHLTEDLGIRVRMVDKRLRKGRGICGEVVRPGHTGDDSPDLLLVGWGSTKGSMEEAAAVLRGRGQSVGTLHFSQVWPLVGDLFVPQLEKAGQVVCIESNATAQFARLIRRETGFHISRRILRYDGLPITPEYILRELEALECT; from the coding sequence ATGACGTCGGACGATTTCAGCATCCTTATCGGTGGAGAAGCGGGACAAGGCTTGGTCACCGCGGGCACCATTTTGGCGAAGGCCTTGATGCGCAGCGGCCTTGGGGTGTTGGTAACCCAGAGTTATGAGTCGCGAATTCGCGGCGGGCACAACACGTTCGCAATCCGTTGCGCTCCGCGTCCGGTGATTGCCCCGAGAGAAACTGTGGATCTGCTCCTGGCGCTGACCGGCGACACGGTCGGGATTCATCAAGGACAGATGACGGCGCGAGGTCGCATGATTGTCGATACGGCGCACGGGGCGGCCGAGTCTGATTCGTGCGTTGCCGTTCCGTTCAAGGAGCTGGCCGACAAACGGATGTTCACGATGGCCGCCACAGGGGTTGCTGCCGCTTTGTTGGGTCTGGAGCGGACGCTGATGGGGCAAACGGTGAACGACGTTCTGGGGACAAAGCACCCTGAACTGACCGAAGCCAACCAGAAAGTGCTGACCGATGCATACGAATGGGTTGGGCAGAACGGCTTTCCCAAACTTGGTCCGCCGTCGGCGCGCAACCGCTCGCGACGGATGCTGATGGACGGAAACGAGGCGCTTGCGGCGGGAGCGATATCGGCCGGGGTTCGATTCTGCTCGTACTACCCCATGACTCCCGGCAGTTCGATCATGCAAGCAATGATCACTCACGCCAAGCATGTGGGCGTTATGGTCGAGCAGGCGGAAGATGAGATCGCCGCAATCAACATGGCGATCGGAGCTTCGTATGCGGGGGCGCCAAGCATGGTGTCCACTTCGGGCGGGGGTTTTGCGTTGATGGTCGAGGGCGTGAGCCTGGCGGCGATGACGGAGACACCCGTCGTTGTGGTTGTCGCGCAACGACCCGGTCCCGCGACCGGGCTACCCACGCGAACCGAGCAGGCCGATCTGGAATTCGTGCTTCATTCCGGTCATGGCGAGTTCCCACGGGCCCTATTTGCTCCGGGTGACGTCGAGGAGTGTTTCCATCTGACGCGGAAGGCCTTTGAGTTGTCCGAGAAGTACCAGGGTCCCATGTTCGTACTGACCGACCAGTTTCTGGCGGACTCGTTGCGATCCGCCGAGCCATTCGACGCCGCCAACCTTCAGACTGTTGCCCCGCTCATCGCGTCGGCCGACGTGCCCGGTCCCTACAAGCGATACGCGATAACCGACGCGGGCGTCTCGCCTCGACTGGTTCCTTGTGAGACCCCTCACTTGGTGATCGCCGATAGTGATGAGCACGATGAGGAAGGGCATCTGACCGAGGATTTGGGTATTCGGGTTCGGATGGTTGACAAGCGGCTCAGGAAGGGACGCGGCATCTGCGGTGAGGTTGTGCGGCCGGGTCACACCGGTGACGATTCGCCCGACCTGCTGCTGGTCGGCTGGGGATCCACAAAGGGCTCGATGGAAGAGGCTGCGGCGGTTCTTCGCGGCAGGGGGCAGAGCGTCGGCACGCTGCATTTCTCACAGGTTTGGCCGCTGGTTGGCGACTTGTTCGTTCCTCAGTTGGAGAAGGCCGGACAGGTCGTGTGTATCGAGAGCAATGCGACGGCCCAGTTCGCCCGGCTGATCCGCCGAGAGACCGGATTCCATATCAGCCGGCGCATTCTTCGATACGACGGGCTGCCGATCACCCCCGAGTACATTCTTCGCGAGCTTGAGGCATTGGAGTGCACGTGA
- a CDS encoding CHASE domain-containing protein, which produces MTRSWERQWMEGELAELAGDRASDVEREFSHCVGQVRLVATYFASSEHVTPVEFRTYVSRLTQGLGQGLLLQWVPYVRQAERAAYQDRARAEGRQDFEFKDLDAAGQLIVAADRPEYFPIYYEYPENRVPSFLGLDLSTDADKLALFRKACDAGEVIVLSRGSHLPQSSDDPSFLVIVPVFHTPGRSDLPESHRQSLTGLVIGVLRVQDYLNRALRPSGPRGVIVRIADSPEPGTSLSCWLYEAPGESVREVAPSAFRETLSTSCSQSRSVQIGDRQWLVTCLSTPAFEAARQRVTQWILLILGLAITGLVAGHFRRTRDYTQGLMEVNERLVREIGERERIASSLKENERFLSILLANLPGMVYRCRNDRNWTMVFVSEGCVSLTGYLPADLLENAKTSYAEVIHPEDRLQVWDKVQAALAEGTEFELTYRIRTAGGDEKWVWERGRGVFSAEGELMFLEGFVADITEQKRAQDELARYRENLEARVAERTRQLDESKEQLRRSERLASLGTFAAGIAHEINNPVGTMLLAAENALELRKMPGSEAVVDDCLRGIVSEARRCGAVIQGVLQFARREQAPKTPTSIEAVIRRSVEMIAPQAQRQEATVSVHLGADLPQISLNALQMEQVFVNLLRNALEAGGKGVKLEVRADVADDRLRVTVSDNGPGIPRDHLPRVFDPFFTTRRERGGTGLGLSLAHAIIVDHDGQISVNSRPGGGTTFTIDLPLRS; this is translated from the coding sequence ATGACCAGATCGTGGGAACGGCAGTGGATGGAGGGGGAACTTGCGGAACTGGCGGGAGATCGAGCCTCTGATGTCGAACGCGAATTCTCGCACTGCGTCGGCCAGGTACGACTGGTCGCCACTTACTTCGCGAGCTCGGAACATGTCACGCCGGTCGAGTTTCGGACGTATGTTTCCAGGTTGACTCAAGGGCTGGGCCAAGGCTTGTTGCTGCAATGGGTTCCCTACGTCCGGCAGGCGGAACGCGCCGCCTATCAAGACCGGGCTCGCGCGGAGGGCCGTCAGGATTTCGAGTTCAAGGATCTCGACGCGGCGGGACAACTCATTGTCGCGGCTGACCGGCCTGAGTACTTCCCGATCTACTACGAATACCCCGAAAACCGCGTTCCTTCGTTTCTCGGGCTCGATCTGTCAACGGATGCTGACAAGCTGGCCCTGTTCCGGAAGGCATGCGACGCGGGTGAGGTCATTGTCCTGTCCCGTGGCTCACACCTGCCGCAAAGCTCCGATGATCCCTCGTTCCTGGTCATTGTCCCGGTCTTTCACACGCCTGGCCGGAGCGATCTCCCCGAATCGCACCGGCAGAGCTTGACGGGACTGGTGATCGGTGTTCTGCGAGTCCAGGATTATCTTAATCGGGCCCTGCGGCCTTCAGGACCTCGCGGTGTCATCGTCCGGATTGCCGACTCGCCTGAACCGGGAACATCCTTGTCGTGCTGGTTGTACGAAGCCCCCGGAGAATCGGTGCGCGAGGTTGCCCCGTCGGCTTTTCGCGAAACACTTTCAACTTCGTGCAGCCAAAGCCGGTCCGTTCAAATCGGCGATCGACAATGGCTTGTCACCTGTCTATCCACGCCCGCCTTTGAGGCCGCACGTCAACGCGTTACTCAGTGGATCCTTTTGATTCTCGGCTTGGCCATAACCGGGCTTGTCGCAGGCCATTTCCGCAGGACAAGGGACTACACGCAAGGCCTGATGGAGGTCAATGAACGCCTCGTTCGAGAGATCGGCGAACGCGAGAGAATCGCAAGCAGCCTCAAAGAGAACGAGCGGTTCTTGTCCATACTGCTGGCCAATCTGCCGGGTATGGTGTATCGGTGTCGCAACGACCGCAACTGGACCATGGTATTCGTCAGCGAGGGCTGTGTCTCCTTGACCGGCTACCTGCCGGCCGATCTGCTCGAAAACGCCAAAACGTCCTACGCGGAAGTGATTCACCCCGAGGATCGGTTGCAGGTTTGGGACAAGGTGCAGGCCGCGCTGGCCGAAGGAACCGAGTTCGAACTGACCTACAGAATAAGAACCGCCGGCGGCGATGAGAAATGGGTCTGGGAGCGAGGACGCGGGGTGTTCTCGGCCGAGGGGGAATTGATGTTCCTTGAGGGGTTCGTGGCTGACATCACCGAGCAGAAGCGCGCCCAGGACGAATTGGCCCGTTATCGCGAGAATCTCGAGGCACGCGTCGCTGAGCGGACCCGCCAGCTCGATGAGTCTAAAGAGCAACTCCGCCGCTCGGAACGCCTTGCCTCCCTCGGTACGTTTGCGGCCGGTATCGCCCACGAAATCAACAACCCCGTAGGCACGATGCTGCTTGCGGCCGAGAACGCCCTCGAACTCCGCAAAATGCCCGGGTCCGAGGCCGTGGTCGATGACTGCCTCAGAGGAATCGTCTCCGAAGCCCGCCGCTGCGGAGCGGTGATCCAGGGCGTGCTTCAGTTTGCTCGCCGGGAACAGGCCCCCAAGACCCCGACATCCATCGAAGCCGTCATTCGCAGGTCGGTCGAGATGATCGCTCCCCAGGCACAGCGACAGGAAGCAACTGTCAGTGTTCATCTGGGCGCGGACCTCCCGCAAATCTCACTCAATGCTCTTCAAATGGAGCAGGTCTTCGTCAATCTGCTGAGGAATGCGTTGGAAGCGGGAGGTAAGGGTGTCAAGCTGGAGGTGCGGGCCGATGTGGCCGACGACCGACTCCGAGTCACGGTGAGCGACAACGGCCCGGGAATCCCAAGAGATCATTTGCCTAGGGTTTTCGACCCCTTTTTCACCACCCGACGAGAACGTGGCGGGACAGGGCTTGGCTTGAGTCTGGCGCATGCTATCATTGTGGACCACGACGGGCAGATCTCCGTGAACAGCCGGCCCGGCGGCGGCACGACCTTTACGATCGACCTGCCCTTGCGATCATGA
- a CDS encoding response regulator — protein sequence MARILIVEDEEGFRRQLDIGLSALGHEIRCASNGREGVDVGARFRPDLLVTDWMLKDDIHGLHVIQVLRAVLTDLRAILITGFASTELRQNVDSSGIAQFIEKPFTLEQIRKAVENALTGPYQTGRRATLAVVEITTGGGIRHANDAALDLFDETEKGRGARNFSELFPAGAAPDLDQALDDWKVAHPVADRRIAWHLRTQEPDEHGSRLVILRRGDGPQYVGLPLIEMLLGVVSPRGTQWPFDGRVVIIEADATTRKWLVTTIENVGAGCYAVESVDQAVRLLGTDEGLQFAVLDYNTAGPDPSDAIEQMRAVRPDVILIGSSIDDRREAFACLGVTLFLQQPWRAADLINLLT from the coding sequence ATGGCCAGGATTTTGATTGTTGAAGATGAGGAAGGCTTTCGCAGGCAACTGGATATCGGCCTGTCCGCCCTGGGCCATGAGATACGCTGCGCATCGAATGGACGAGAAGGCGTGGACGTGGGGGCGCGTTTTCGGCCCGACCTGCTGGTGACTGACTGGATGCTGAAGGACGACATTCACGGCCTGCATGTCATTCAGGTCCTGCGGGCGGTTCTGACGGATCTCAGGGCCATCCTGATCACCGGCTTTGCCTCGACCGAGCTTCGTCAGAACGTCGACTCAAGCGGCATCGCCCAATTCATCGAGAAGCCTTTCACGTTGGAGCAAATCCGCAAGGCGGTTGAGAACGCTCTCACGGGGCCGTATCAGACCGGCCGGCGGGCAACGCTGGCAGTCGTCGAGATCACAACCGGTGGCGGGATTCGCCACGCCAACGACGCCGCCCTCGATCTCTTTGACGAGACCGAGAAGGGGCGGGGCGCTCGCAACTTCTCTGAGCTCTTCCCGGCCGGAGCTGCGCCGGACCTCGACCAGGCCCTCGATGACTGGAAGGTCGCTCACCCCGTGGCCGATCGCAGAATCGCCTGGCACCTCCGTACCCAGGAACCGGACGAGCACGGCAGCCGGCTTGTGATCCTCCGGCGCGGCGATGGTCCGCAATATGTCGGGCTTCCCCTGATCGAAATGCTCCTCGGCGTCGTCTCGCCGCGGGGCACACAGTGGCCGTTCGATGGGCGCGTTGTCATCATCGAGGCCGACGCAACCACGCGCAAATGGCTCGTTACGACCATCGAGAACGTCGGCGCCGGGTGCTATGCGGTCGAGTCGGTTGACCAGGCCGTCCGACTGCTTGGCACCGACGAGGGACTCCAGTTTGCCGTGCTCGACTACAACACGGCCGGACCCGACCCGTCCGACGCGATCGAACAAATGCGAGCGGTCAGGCCCGACGTCATCCTGATCGGTAGCAGCATCGATGACCGACGCGAAGCCTTTGCCTGTCTGGGCGTGACGCTGTTCCTGCAACAGCCGTGGCGGGCTGCCGACCTGATCAACCTGCTGACCTGA
- a CDS encoding sodium:solute symporter — translation MTLRFMDVGTIVVYLLGMAAIGVYFARKKKTTEGYFVGNRAFPGWAVGLSMFATSISSVTFLAFPGAAFILDWRQIVQNLTLPLIAVVAILLFIPFFRRGKVMSAYEYLEERFGPLLRLYGAINFIILQFVRLGTVLYLVSIPVQILTGTSIIWVIVIVGVVVSFYTILGGLEAVIWIDVVQAIVLITGAVLPLFFIVDQLPGGLAQIVQDGMKQHKFSLGPMSWDLAERTFPAMVLIGLLNWTTEYTTNQNVIQRYLAASSMREARKATAICAAMSLPIWVFFFFVGTSLFVYYQVFPDSGIEQIVSERRTDYIFPYFILSRMPAGIAGLVIAGLLAATMSLDSSINSVATVTTVDIVKRHICPGRDDAFYLRVGKIASVGAAVAMIVGAVVIAHLPKESMVDLNLRIIQIVFGGGLMGLFLLGFLTTRANYISASVALVLTLLLDAYLALCSFDQLPDCISVRVHTYWIGVIANGFVIFVGYAMSFITPGVPKPLGRLTIWTMGSP, via the coding sequence GTGACACTTCGGTTTATGGATGTGGGCACCATTGTCGTCTACCTGCTCGGGATGGCGGCAATAGGCGTTTACTTCGCCCGGAAAAAGAAGACCACAGAGGGGTATTTTGTCGGGAATCGGGCGTTCCCCGGATGGGCGGTCGGGCTGTCGATGTTCGCAACCTCCATCAGCTCGGTGACGTTCCTGGCATTTCCCGGTGCGGCATTCATCCTCGATTGGCGACAGATCGTGCAGAACCTGACGCTCCCATTGATCGCGGTGGTCGCCATCCTGTTATTCATCCCGTTTTTCCGGCGCGGCAAGGTCATGTCCGCTTACGAGTACCTGGAGGAACGTTTTGGCCCGCTGCTGCGGTTGTACGGGGCGATCAACTTCATTATTCTGCAGTTCGTGAGACTGGGCACCGTCCTTTATCTCGTCTCCATCCCGGTGCAGATTCTTACCGGCACATCGATTATCTGGGTGATCGTGATCGTCGGAGTTGTGGTGTCTTTCTACACCATCCTCGGCGGGCTGGAGGCGGTCATCTGGATCGACGTGGTTCAGGCGATCGTGCTCATCACGGGTGCCGTACTTCCGCTGTTTTTCATCGTGGACCAGTTGCCCGGCGGTTTGGCGCAGATCGTGCAAGATGGGATGAAACAGCATAAGTTCAGCTTGGGCCCCATGAGCTGGGACCTGGCCGAGCGTACGTTCCCCGCCATGGTGCTTATCGGCCTGCTGAACTGGACCACGGAGTACACCACCAATCAGAACGTGATCCAGCGGTATCTGGCCGCCTCGTCCATGCGTGAAGCCCGCAAGGCGACCGCGATCTGCGCGGCGATGAGTCTGCCGATCTGGGTCTTCTTCTTCTTCGTTGGGACGAGTCTATTCGTCTATTATCAGGTGTTTCCTGATTCCGGCATCGAGCAGATCGTTTCAGAGAGGAGAACGGACTACATCTTCCCTTACTTCATCCTCAGCCGGATGCCGGCCGGGATCGCCGGGCTGGTCATCGCGGGCCTCTTGGCGGCGACCATGTCGCTTGATTCAAGTATCAATTCCGTGGCGACGGTAACCACGGTGGACATCGTCAAGCGCCACATCTGCCCCGGCCGCGATGATGCTTTCTACCTTCGCGTAGGCAAGATCGCGTCGGTGGGCGCGGCGGTTGCCATGATTGTCGGGGCCGTCGTCATCGCTCACCTGCCCAAGGAAAGCATGGTGGACTTGAACCTCAGAATTATCCAGATCGTGTTCGGCGGCGGATTAATGGGGCTCTTCCTGCTCGGGTTTCTCACCACGCGGGCCAACTACATCTCCGCCTCGGTCGCATTGGTGCTGACGCTTCTGCTCGACGCCTATCTTGCCCTGTGCAGCTTCGACCAACTGCCGGACTGCATTTCCGTTCGAGTCCACACATATTGGATCGGCGTCATCGCGAACGGGTTTGTTATCTTCGTGGGATATGCCATGAGTTTCATCACGCCCGGCGTGCCGAAACCGCTTGGTCGGCTGACGATCTGGACAATGGGTTCACCATAA
- a CDS encoding exo-alpha-sialidase: MRATKACIVMLMVATFLAASSASQAVPGQYEAELVFPLHPQHNHAPGIVECPNGDLLVSWYRGSGERSADDVAVYEARRRKGSTQWSEAFLLADTPGFPDCNTAMHIDGQGRLWLFWPTILANSWESCITNFRVASHYTGEGAPKWEWQGVILLKPRAFREKMHRALDERLRAEPSILPDEVQTKQKIEQLKERIDDKLFSRLGWQPRCKPTTLPSGRILLPLYSDTYSAGIMAISDDKGRTWFASEPLAGFGSIQPTVLRRSSGTLVAYMRENGPLKRIRVAESADEGITWGPVGVTDLPNPGSGIDGLRLANGNWVLVYNDTTEGRSSLAVSLSSDEGRSWKWTRHLERHKTGSYHYPAVIQAADGRIHVVYSFFTDGGKSMKHAAFDEAWISEQD, translated from the coding sequence ATGCGTGCAACCAAGGCCTGCATCGTGATGCTGATGGTGGCAACGTTTCTTGCCGCTTCGAGTGCAAGTCAGGCCGTGCCCGGGCAATACGAAGCTGAGCTGGTCTTCCCGCTGCATCCCCAACACAACCATGCGCCCGGAATCGTGGAGTGCCCCAATGGCGATCTTCTGGTTTCCTGGTACCGCGGCTCGGGTGAGCGCTCAGCCGATGACGTGGCCGTATACGAGGCCCGACGTCGGAAGGGCTCAACACAATGGAGCGAGGCGTTCCTGCTGGCCGACACACCCGGCTTCCCGGACTGCAACACCGCCATGCACATTGACGGCCAGGGACGCTTGTGGCTCTTCTGGCCCACGATCCTGGCCAATTCCTGGGAGTCCTGCATCACCAACTTTCGGGTTGCCAGCCACTACACCGGCGAAGGGGCACCGAAGTGGGAGTGGCAAGGGGTGATTCTGCTCAAGCCACGCGCTTTTCGGGAAAAGATGCACAGGGCCTTGGACGAACGGTTGCGTGCGGAACCCTCGATCCTGCCCGACGAGGTTCAGACCAAACAGAAGATCGAACAGCTCAAGGAGCGAATCGACGACAAGTTGTTCAGTCGCCTCGGCTGGCAGCCGCGCTGCAAGCCGACCACGCTGCCTTCCGGCCGAATCCTCTTGCCCCTCTATTCGGACACTTACTCCGCCGGGATCATGGCGATCAGCGATGACAAGGGCCGGACCTGGTTCGCCAGCGAGCCGTTGGCGGGCTTCGGCAGCATTCAGCCGACGGTACTGCGACGATCGAGCGGGACGCTGGTCGCCTACATGCGTGAAAACGGCCCATTAAAGCGAATCCGCGTCGCGGAGTCCGCCGACGAGGGCATCACCTGGGGTCCGGTGGGCGTCACCGATTTGCCCAATCCCGGGTCGGGAATTGACGGCCTGCGGTTGGCCAACGGCAATTGGGTGCTGGTCTATAACGACACCACCGAGGGCCGCAGCAGTCTGGCGGTCTCGCTTTCCTCCGATGAGGGACGTTCCTGGAAATGGACCCGGCATCTGGAACGTCACAAGACCGGCAGCTACCATTACCCGGCCGTGATCCAGGCCGCCGACGGAAGGATCCACGTGGTGTACAGCTTCTTCACCGACGGCGGCAAGAGCATGAAGCACGCCGCGTTCGACGAGGCATGGATTTCCGAGCAGGACTGA